In Saprospiraceae bacterium, a genomic segment contains:
- a CDS encoding vanadium-dependent haloperoxidase produces MKLNISFLKIVPLNVISLRMGMIVGVIILVLGFFIFNSNGIKKISPWEKQANELLLDWVGLFLEADRFTEGYRAPISARTFAYISLAAYEVGMPTMKQTHQSLAMQYGLKIPSYPISGDYNLSAALNVTFKSLLDRYFVTAPVFIKNKINQLYENKRHLLSKQFNHELIDKSESFGLEIANMVYNYSASDTIGHMAFLQIYDLNYKIPRGHGKWIPSEEHPLPPLLPYWGKVRPFVIDVSKLHSKPLPEYKYDASSIFYTDALEVMTVSSPLTSENKWIAEFWSDDHQGLTFAPSSRWISITNQIINLEMPETAIVLETYLKVSLALADAGIVCWNSKYIYNLERPENYIKKVLDPDWKPLFPSPNFPAYPSGHSTFGAAAAEVLTQLYGQDYKMKDMSHASRDEFNGKPRSFNSFYEMAFENAFSRIYLGVHFRTDCEEGLVLGFQVGKKISALNLRSKDFSIK; encoded by the coding sequence ATGAAATTGAATATATCATTTCTTAAAATTGTTCCATTAAATGTGATAAGTCTAAGGATGGGTATGATTGTTGGAGTCATTATCCTAGTTTTAGGTTTTTTCATATTCAATTCAAATGGAATTAAAAAAATAAGCCCATGGGAGAAACAGGCAAATGAATTGCTTTTGGATTGGGTGGGTTTATTTTTGGAAGCGGATAGATTTACAGAAGGGTATAGGGCGCCTATTTCAGCAAGAACTTTCGCTTATATATCACTTGCCGCATATGAGGTCGGTATGCCAACGATGAAGCAAACACATCAAAGTTTGGCAATGCAGTATGGATTGAAAATCCCATCCTATCCGATCAGTGGCGATTATAATCTTTCAGCAGCTTTAAATGTGACTTTCAAATCCTTATTGGACCGTTATTTTGTAACCGCACCGGTTTTTATTAAAAACAAAATAAATCAATTGTACGAAAATAAACGGCATCTGTTAAGCAAACAGTTTAACCATGAACTGATTGATAAGTCAGAAAGTTTCGGGCTTGAGATCGCAAACATGGTCTATAATTACTCCGCATCTGATACCATTGGACATATGGCCTTTCTTCAAATCTATGATTTAAATTATAAAATACCTCGCGGACATGGCAAATGGATACCATCTGAAGAACACCCATTGCCACCCTTGTTGCCTTATTGGGGTAAGGTCAGACCATTTGTAATTGATGTTTCAAAATTGCATTCAAAGCCTTTACCAGAATACAAATACGATGCAAGTTCTATTTTTTATACGGACGCTTTAGAGGTGATGACCGTGAGCTCACCACTAACATCTGAAAACAAATGGATCGCCGAATTTTGGAGTGATGATCACCAGGGATTAACTTTTGCACCATCTTCCAGGTGGATTTCCATTACCAATCAGATCATTAATTTGGAAATGCCCGAAACTGCAATTGTTTTGGAGACCTACCTTAAAGTAAGTTTAGCATTGGCAGATGCTGGCATTGTCTGTTGGAATTCAAAGTATATTTATAATCTGGAGCGACCGGAAAATTACATCAAAAAAGTTTTAGATCCCGATTGGAAGCCACTTTTTCCTTCGCCTAATTTTCCAGCATACCCATCAGGTCATTCAACATTTGGTGCTGCAGCAGCTGAAGTATTAACCCAATTGTATGGTCAGGATTATAAGATGAAAGATATGTCACATGCTTCCAGAGATGAGTTTAATGGAAAGCCCAGAAGTTTTAATTCATTTTATGAAATGGCTTTTGAAAATGCATTTTCGAGGATCTATCTAGGGGTGCATTTTCGAACTGATTGTGAGGAAGGTCTGGTTTTAGGATTTCAAGTAGGAAAAAAAATCTCTGCCTTAAATTTACGATCCAAGGATTTTTCTATTAAATAA